In Flavobacterium sp., a single window of DNA contains:
- a CDS encoding ABC transporter permease produces MILSLKNTFAQIGDATLFAKRFFKEVFIPPYEVREFLKQCYYIGYKSLPLVAITGFIMGLVLTLQSRPTLVKFGAESWLPGMVALSLIREIAPVITALICAGKISSGIGAELGSMKVTEQIDAMEVSAINPYNYLVVTRILACTLMVPILVFFADAIGIVGGYVGINIHGDVNFYRYLTQIIQSLEFSDLIPATIKTFFFGYFIGMIGCYKGFNASNGTESVGRAANSAVVTASLSIFIIDMVAVQLTDLIY; encoded by the coding sequence TTGATTCTCAGCTTAAAAAATACATTCGCACAAATTGGAGATGCCACATTGTTTGCCAAAAGATTTTTTAAGGAAGTTTTTATACCTCCTTATGAGGTCAGGGAATTTTTAAAACAATGTTATTACATTGGTTACAAATCACTGCCTTTGGTAGCGATAACCGGTTTTATCATGGGATTAGTTCTTACGCTTCAGTCAAGACCAACTCTGGTAAAATTTGGTGCCGAAAGCTGGCTTCCCGGAATGGTGGCACTTTCTTTAATTAGAGAAATTGCGCCAGTTATAACCGCTTTAATCTGCGCCGGAAAAATTTCATCCGGAATAGGTGCAGAGTTAGGATCCATGAAAGTAACAGAACAAATTGATGCCATGGAAGTATCTGCTATTAATCCATACAATTATCTTGTAGTGACCAGGATTTTAGCCTGTACGCTAATGGTGCCTATACTGGTGTTTTTTGCCGATGCCATTGGTATTGTTGGCGGTTATGTTGGAATAAACATTCATGGTGATGTCAATTTCTATCGCTATTTAACGCAGATAATTCAGTCTTTAGAATTTTCAGATCTGATTCCGGCTACTATTAAAACATTCTTCTTCGGCTATTTCATTGGAATGATTGGCTGTTATAAAGGATTTAATGCCTCAAACGGAACTGAAAGTGTAGGACGCGCTGCCAACTCAGCGGTAGTTACAGCTTCTTTAAGCATATTTATTATCGATATGGTCGCAGTACAATTAACTGATTTAATTTATTAA
- a CDS encoding ATP-binding cassette domain-containing protein — MIKEEKNIEPKSKDKKQTPIIMIKDLHKTFGKDNEVLKGVNLTVNKGEDLVILGRSGSGKSVTIKCIVGLIEPDQGEIKVFDENVLNLSKEELNKIRVKIGFLFQSAALYDSMSVRENLAFTLKAHRRDLTAEEVEKEVLEALENVGLSDAVDKMPSELSGGMRKRIGLARTLILKPEIILYDEPTTGLDTITSREISELILDIKHKQKTSSIIITHDMACAKMTADRIMVLKDGVIHAEGTYEELEKDEDEWVRSFFE, encoded by the coding sequence ATGATTAAAGAAGAGAAAAATATTGAACCAAAATCAAAGGATAAAAAACAGACTCCAATCATTATGATTAAGGATCTGCATAAAACTTTTGGTAAAGACAACGAAGTTTTAAAAGGTGTAAATCTAACCGTAAACAAAGGCGAAGATTTAGTGATTTTAGGCCGTTCTGGTTCAGGGAAATCGGTTACGATAAAATGTATCGTGGGATTAATCGAACCGGACCAGGGCGAAATAAAAGTTTTTGACGAAAATGTATTGAATCTTTCAAAAGAAGAATTAAACAAAATACGCGTAAAAATTGGTTTCCTGTTTCAAAGTGCCGCCTTATACGATTCAATGTCAGTTCGCGAAAATCTGGCCTTTACACTTAAAGCCCATAGAAGAGATTTAACTGCTGAAGAAGTTGAAAAAGAAGTTTTGGAAGCACTTGAAAATGTTGGTTTAAGCGATGCCGTTGATAAAATGCCATCTGAATTATCAGGCGGAATGCGAAAGAGAATCGGCCTTGCCAGAACCTTGATTTTAAAACCTGAAATCATTTTATACGACGAGCCAACAACAGGTTTAGATACCATTACTTCAAGAGAAATCAGTGAATTGATTCTCGATATAAAACACAAACAAAAAACGTCGTCTATCATTATTACACATGATATGGCTTGTGCCAAAATGACGGCAGATAGAATAATGGTTCTAAAAGACGGTGTAATTCATGCCGAAGGAACTTATGAAGAACTGGAAAAAGATGAAGACGAATGGGTACGCTCATTTTTTGAATAA
- a CDS encoding MlaD family protein, which translates to MEKQSGYTWKLGMFVAGGLLLFIMAIYFIGKQKNLFGSTFHITSKFKTVSGLEVGNNVRFSGINIGTVEEIRLINDSSVVVAMVIKDEVREFIKTDARASIGSDGLMGDKVLTITPGVKSTKVVENNGAIASINGIEMNDIMKSVKKSVDNIGVISDELAIFSHSMNNGNGALARLVRDDKMANSVSNTLSNLETGTKGFSENMEAAKSNFLFRGYFKKKEKEKEKKQEEIKEKKEEKEKAAKEEKEKQEKAKEEKKQEETKKEPEKK; encoded by the coding sequence ATGGAGAAGCAATCTGGATATACTTGGAAATTAGGAATGTTTGTAGCAGGGGGACTGTTACTTTTTATAATGGCCATTTATTTTATTGGAAAACAAAAAAATTTATTTGGTTCAACATTTCACATCACATCAAAATTTAAAACGGTAAGCGGTTTAGAAGTTGGAAACAACGTTCGTTTCTCGGGCATAAATATCGGAACTGTTGAGGAAATCAGGCTAATTAATGATTCATCAGTTGTTGTGGCGATGGTCATAAAAGATGAAGTTCGCGAATTTATAAAAACAGATGCCCGCGCCAGCATTGGATCAGACGGATTAATGGGCGACAAAGTGCTTACGATTACTCCAGGCGTAAAATCGACAAAAGTCGTAGAAAACAACGGAGCTATTGCCTCTATTAACGGAATCGAAATGAACGATATTATGAAAAGCGTTAAAAAGAGCGTTGACAACATAGGCGTTATTTCTGATGAGCTGGCCATTTTCAGCCACAGTATGAATAACGGAAACGGGGCTCTTGCAAGATTAGTCCGCGATGATAAAATGGCCAACAGCGTTTCTAATACCCTTTCAAATCTGGAAACCGGAACAAAAGGTTTCAGCGAAAACATGGAAGCCGCAAAAAGCAATTTCCTTTTTAGAGGATATTTCAAGAAAAAAGAAAAGGAGAAAGAGAAAAAACAGGAAGAAATAAAAGAGAAAAAAGAAGAAAAGGAAAAAGCGGCTAAAGAAGAGAAAGAAAAACAAGAAAAAGCCAAAGAAGAAAAGAAGCAGGAAGAAACTAAAAAAGAGCCTGAAAAAAAATAA
- a CDS encoding AsmA family protein, giving the protein MKASFKDISLKILKWTGIVIAGILLLLFLLPIMFPGKIASEVKKIANERLDTKLDFSKSKLSFFTHFPSLTVSLDDMSVTGSAPFRNDTLLKADQVAFGINLKRLLFDSEVKINKLYVSNALINVMVNEKGQANYNIYVAPEDRKNEKEDPNAPEEGTAIKLERIDLENCHVKYNDRSAKVLVDAKGFNYIGKGNLSDDIFDLNTDAKIDTLDFYYNRTAYLRKKAVRADLITRINTHALSFILQKNELKINELPLKFTGLFTILRDGYKINIKAASENTTVKDLLSVMPPEYLTWLDKTEISGRSDLVVSFKGDYNVPKKQKPNLAFNLKVKDGAVNYQGAPVPLNDFQMDLNAILPSLDQEQLLVNLRTLRFKVGEKDYFNAYLHSKGLSEMNINASVKGALDLAVVDAALGLNTIDLKGILKTNIQARGLFSTSKKLFPKTIGGISLRNGWLKTDSYPNPITDITFIANVLNKAGTYEDLIVAVAPASFVFEGNPMYVNATLSDFNDLAYNAKIKGELNVGRIYQVFSQKGVDITGYAKADLSLKGKQSYATTGQYDKLDNRGTILLKNIKATSELFPKAFFIKQGNFRFQNEKMWFEKFNASYGKSDFDINGYLLNTINYFLESHGTLSGNFNLKSKLINVDEFMALEKGENKDRKLEVDYAKEDHPKMSGVVMVPGNLNVSLIANADKVEYNGLSLNKLNGKVGISKGGFYLENTTFNIIDCILGVNAGYKDETPTSAHFDAHFTAKDFSVQRAYKEIPMFHDMVTAAEKAQGIISVDYKIKGDLNGNMGPIYESLEGGGTINLRDVKIKGLKLFESVGSQTGQKSLDDPKMEGIEIKSTIDNNLISIEPFTFSVASFKPTIKGTTSFDGLLDLRMRLGLPPGGIIGFPIVITGTHEDPKIKIFSKTGQKIIGAVYDEKNNKVIKKEKASKKKS; this is encoded by the coding sequence ATGAAAGCCTCATTTAAAGATATAAGCCTTAAAATCCTGAAATGGACAGGAATAGTAATAGCAGGAATTCTGCTTTTACTTTTTTTACTTCCTATTATGTTTCCGGGTAAAATTGCTTCGGAAGTTAAGAAAATCGCAAACGAACGTTTAGACACCAAATTAGATTTTTCTAAGTCTAAACTTTCGTTTTTTACTCATTTTCCGTCGCTTACCGTTTCGCTTGATGACATGTCAGTGACAGGTTCTGCACCGTTTAGAAATGATACTTTATTAAAAGCAGATCAGGTTGCCTTTGGAATAAACCTGAAAAGACTTCTTTTTGACAGTGAAGTAAAAATCAATAAATTGTATGTTTCTAATGCCTTAATAAATGTAATGGTAAATGAAAAAGGACAAGCCAATTACAATATTTATGTAGCACCCGAAGATCGAAAAAATGAAAAAGAAGATCCAAATGCTCCCGAAGAAGGAACAGCCATAAAACTGGAACGAATTGATCTCGAAAACTGTCATGTAAAATACAACGATCGTTCGGCAAAAGTTCTGGTCGACGCCAAAGGTTTTAATTACATAGGAAAAGGAAATCTAAGCGATGATATCTTTGATCTGAATACCGATGCTAAAATTGATACGCTGGATTTTTATTATAACAGAACAGCCTATTTGAGAAAAAAAGCCGTTAGAGCCGATTTAATTACCCGAATTAATACGCATGCGCTTTCGTTTATTCTTCAAAAAAACGAATTAAAAATCAACGAATTACCACTAAAATTTACCGGTTTATTTACCATTTTAAGAGACGGTTACAAAATCAATATCAAAGCTGCTTCAGAAAATACAACCGTTAAAGATCTGCTTTCTGTAATGCCGCCGGAATATTTAACCTGGCTGGATAAAACAGAAATTTCCGGTCGAAGTGATCTTGTAGTTTCTTTTAAAGGCGATTATAATGTTCCCAAAAAACAAAAACCAAATTTAGCATTCAATTTAAAAGTTAAGGATGGTGCGGTAAATTATCAGGGTGCACCTGTTCCGTTAAACGATTTTCAAATGGATTTGAATGCAATTCTTCCTTCGCTGGATCAGGAACAATTATTGGTAAACCTAAGAACCTTACGATTTAAAGTAGGTGAAAAAGATTATTTCAATGCATATCTGCACAGCAAAGGTTTGAGTGAAATGAACATTAATGCCAGCGTAAAAGGTGCCCTTGACCTTGCCGTTGTTGATGCTGCACTTGGCTTGAATACTATTGATTTAAAAGGAATTTTAAAAACCAATATTCAGGCACGCGGGCTTTTCAGCACTTCAAAAAAATTATTTCCTAAAACAATTGGCGGTATTTCGCTTAGAAACGGATGGCTGAAAACAGACTCCTACCCTAACCCAATTACAGATATTACGTTTATTGCCAATGTTTTAAACAAAGCCGGAACGTATGAAGATTTAATTGTGGCCGTTGCGCCCGCTTCGTTTGTTTTTGAAGGAAACCCGATGTATGTAAATGCTACATTATCAGATTTTAATGATTTGGCTTATAATGCAAAAATCAAAGGCGAATTGAATGTTGGCCGAATCTATCAGGTATTTTCTCAAAAAGGTGTTGATATAACCGGCTACGCCAAAGCTGATTTATCCCTTAAAGGAAAACAAAGCTACGCCACAACCGGACAATATGATAAACTGGATAATCGCGGCACAATTCTCCTAAAGAATATCAAGGCAACGTCAGAATTATTTCCAAAAGCTTTTTTCATTAAACAAGGAAATTTCCGTTTTCAAAATGAAAAAATGTGGTTTGAGAAATTCAATGCTTCTTACGGAAAATCAGATTTTGATATTAACGGATATCTTTTAAACACCATTAATTACTTTTTGGAATCTCACGGAACGTTAAGCGGAAACTTCAACTTAAAATCTAAACTCATTAATGTTGATGAATTTATGGCGCTCGAAAAAGGCGAAAATAAAGACCGAAAACTCGAAGTTGATTATGCCAAAGAAGATCATCCAAAAATGAGCGGCGTAGTTATGGTGCCAGGAAATTTGAATGTTTCGCTTATCGCAAATGCTGATAAAGTCGAATATAACGGATTGAGCTTAAATAAACTTAACGGAAAAGTGGGAATCTCAAAAGGCGGTTTTTATTTAGAAAATACAACATTTAATATTATTGATTGTATTCTTGGAGTCAATGCTGGATACAAAGACGAAACACCAACTTCTGCCCATTTTGATGCTCATTTTACAGCCAAAGATTTTAGCGTACAACGCGCTTACAAAGAAATTCCGATGTTTCATGATATGGTTACGGCTGCCGAAAAAGCACAGGGAATTATTTCTGTCGACTATAAAATAAAAGGTGATTTAAACGGAAATATGGGACCAATTTATGAATCACTCGAAGGAGGCGGAACAATTAATCTGCGCGATGTAAAAATTAAAGGTTTGAAATTATTTGAAAGCGTAGGTTCTCAAACCGGACAAAAAAGTTTAGACGATCCTAAAATGGAAGGAATTGAAATTAAATCAACTATTGATAATAATCTGATTTCTATTGAGCCTTTTACATTTAGCGTTGCCAGTTTTAAACCAACAATCAAAGGAACCACAAGTTTTGACGGACTTCTCGATTTAAGAATGCGTTTAGGACTTCCTCCAGGCGGAATTATTGGTTTCCCGATTGTAATTACCGGAACACACGAAGATCCAAAAATTAAAATTTTCAGTAAAACAGGTCAAAAAATTATTGGAGCTGTTTATGATGAAAAGAATAATAAAGTGATAAAAAAAGAAAAAGCAAGTAAGAAAAAATCTTAA
- a CDS encoding low affinity iron permease family protein produces MKKKKQNGPSAFEKFASKVSKAAGSTAAFIGAFTIVLVWAVSGPFFDYSETWQLVINTGTTIITFLMVFLIQKAQNKDSLAIQLKLNELVASNERSSNSLVDIENMTEEEMVIIQKYYHRLAELAKKDEGIRTSHSIAEAHSQHEYKDKNRSKNHAARNTTKK; encoded by the coding sequence ATGAAAAAGAAGAAACAAAATGGCCCAAGTGCTTTTGAAAAATTTGCTTCAAAAGTTTCAAAAGCTGCCGGAAGCACTGCTGCTTTCATCGGCGCTTTTACAATTGTGCTGGTGTGGGCAGTTTCAGGACCTTTTTTTGATTATTCTGAAACATGGCAGCTGGTTATCAATACCGGAACGACAATTATTACCTTTTTAATGGTTTTCTTAATTCAGAAAGCACAAAATAAAGATTCACTTGCCATTCAGCTAAAATTAAATGAATTAGTAGCTTCTAATGAACGCTCGAGTAATAGTTTGGTCGATATCGAAAACATGACCGAGGAAGAAATGGTTATCATTCAAAAATATTACCATCGTTTAGCTGAACTCGCCAAAAAAGACGAAGGCATAAGAACATCGCACTCTATTGCCGAAGCACATTCGCAGCACGAGTACAAAGATAAAAACCGAAGCAAAAATCACGCAGCCCGTAACACTACTAAAAAATGA
- a CDS encoding FAD-binding oxidoreductase, whose amino-acid sequence MKLRSTETFWPLISAMNTSYPSIDSDINTEILIIGGGITGALMAYKLITAGKKIVLVDRRDIANGSTAASTALLQYEIDVPLHQLIKLRGEKCAVDSYRNGKKAIFDLRNIIDTVESDCGFEFKKSIYFTSYKKDIPFLKNEFKARKQYDFDVTWLNKFDLEKMGLNGLAAIESKTAAVMDPFRLASDLLYYCYQNGMKVFDRTNITSVQKQKGKCIAHTENGFNITADHVIRCSGYESTETVEEKIVDLKSTYALASEAVPEIPTILKNAVIWDTSSPYYYYRATSDNRIIMGGGDEEFRDTNKRDKLIPKKEASLMRQFKRRFPNVTFKLDYSWAGTFGETKDGLPYFGKPDPNKNEHYVLGFGGNGITFSVMAMNSIVDSIKNKNNPDLEYYRFGR is encoded by the coding sequence ATGAAATTACGCTCTACAGAAACTTTTTGGCCTCTAATAAGCGCCATGAATACCAGTTATCCTTCTATAGATTCAGATATTAATACCGAAATCTTAATTATTGGCGGAGGAATAACAGGCGCTTTAATGGCCTATAAATTAATTACCGCAGGAAAAAAAATAGTATTAGTTGACCGTCGCGACATAGCCAACGGAAGTACAGCCGCAAGTACCGCTTTACTTCAATATGAAATTGATGTTCCGCTGCATCAGCTTATAAAACTTAGAGGCGAAAAATGTGCTGTTGACAGTTACAGAAATGGTAAAAAAGCAATTTTTGATCTTCGCAATATTATTGATACGGTAGAAAGTGACTGCGGTTTTGAATTCAAAAAAAGCATTTATTTTACTTCATACAAAAAAGACATTCCGTTTTTAAAAAACGAATTCAAAGCCCGTAAACAATATGATTTTGATGTAACCTGGCTTAATAAATTTGATCTGGAAAAAATGGGGCTAAATGGTCTTGCAGCCATAGAATCTAAAACAGCTGCCGTTATGGATCCGTTTAGACTGGCAAGTGATTTATTGTATTACTGTTATCAAAACGGAATGAAAGTTTTTGACCGCACCAATATTACTTCTGTTCAAAAGCAAAAAGGAAAATGTATTGCGCATACCGAAAATGGTTTTAACATAACAGCCGATCATGTAATACGCTGCAGCGGTTACGAAAGCACTGAAACAGTCGAAGAAAAAATTGTCGATTTAAAAAGCACATATGCTCTGGCTTCTGAAGCTGTGCCTGAAATTCCCACAATACTAAAAAATGCCGTAATCTGGGATACCTCTTCGCCTTACTATTATTATCGCGCTACTTCAGACAATCGAATTATTATGGGCGGAGGCGACGAAGAATTTAGAGACACCAATAAACGCGACAAATTAATTCCTAAAAAAGAAGCATCATTAATGAGACAGTTTAAAAGACGATTCCCGAACGTGACTTTTAAACTGGATTATTCCTGGGCCGGAACTTTTGGCGAAACCAAAGACGGACTTCCTTATTTTGGAAAACCGGACCCGAATAAAAATGAACATTATGTTTTAGGTTTCGGCGGTAACGGAATTACCTTCAGCGTTATGGCTATGAATTCCATCGTTGATTCTATCAAAAATAAAAACAATCCGGATTTGGAGTATTATAGGTTTGGGCGTTGA
- a CDS encoding bifunctional helix-turn-helix transcriptional regulator/GNAT family N-acetyltransferase codes for MEFFNKVGKSALGSRLRLMTAVITDDAAKIYELYGVDFVPKWFPVFYTLTEDRELTITEIANEIGHSQPSVSKIIQEMITAGIVQESKTDDKRKNNVVLTEKGLLLSQKIKQQLRDIEVAMDTLISESKHNLWAALEEWEFLLEQKSMFKRVSDQKKIRESKDVKIVEYKPEYQEAFRALNVEWISTYFEMEEADYKALDNPDEYILNKGGKILVALYDNEPVGVCALIKTNVHDYDFEMAKMAVSPKAQGKNIGWLLGQAIVEKAKDLGAKKIYLESNTILKPAINLYYKLGFEKVFGLETPYKRCNIQMELVV; via the coding sequence ATGGAATTTTTTAATAAAGTTGGAAAATCGGCTTTGGGGAGCCGTTTGCGATTAATGACGGCAGTAATTACTGATGATGCTGCTAAAATTTATGAGTTGTATGGTGTAGATTTTGTTCCGAAATGGTTTCCGGTTTTTTATACGCTTACTGAAGACCGCGAACTGACTATTACCGAAATAGCTAATGAAATTGGACATTCACAGCCATCTGTGAGTAAAATTATTCAGGAGATGATTACTGCAGGGATTGTTCAGGAAAGTAAAACGGATGATAAACGAAAAAACAATGTTGTTTTAACTGAAAAAGGGCTTTTACTTTCTCAGAAAATCAAACAACAATTGAGAGATATTGAAGTAGCGATGGATACCTTAATTTCTGAATCTAAACACAATCTTTGGGCTGCTCTTGAAGAATGGGAATTTTTATTAGAGCAAAAATCGATGTTTAAAAGAGTAAGCGATCAGAAAAAAATCCGCGAGAGTAAAGACGTCAAAATTGTAGAATACAAACCTGAATATCAGGAAGCTTTTAGAGCGCTAAATGTAGAATGGATTTCGACTTATTTTGAAATGGAAGAAGCAGACTATAAAGCTCTCGATAATCCGGATGAATATATTTTGAACAAAGGTGGAAAAATTTTGGTGGCTTTATACGATAATGAGCCTGTAGGTGTTTGCGCACTCATAAAAACAAATGTTCACGATTATGATTTTGAAATGGCAAAAATGGCCGTTTCACCAAAAGCACAAGGAAAAAACATTGGCTGGTTGTTGGGCCAGGCAATAGTTGAAAAAGCAAAAGATTTAGGAGCAAAAAAGATTTATCTGGAAAGCAATACGATCTTAAAACCGGCCATAAATTTATACTACAAACTAGGTTTTGAAAAAGTTTTTGGTTTGGAAACGCCTTATAAGCGTTGTAATATTCAGATGGAGTTGGTTGTTTAA
- a CDS encoding AraC family transcriptional regulator → MKIVTIHTEKIQNIFEELNTNLGGKVTFDVDEYKLEVNNNFVKGFISGASFSDDISYVQFDMTFSADVKMNVISEKASPIYFAYCSKGNLSHSFGINGEEHKLKTFQTAVATSKLNKDNVLYFEKDKKTKFTLIIVGTQSQPGQANSLSQMVRETFFQENLKEEFFYAGSYNLKIGEKIEQLNAITQTGVVRNLLKEGILRIILAMEIQQHTDDLNAFTKETNCLSLREMEEIKELSETIKANPEEAFTIKSLSKKSGLSPNKLQEGFKMIHNRTVNDYITHMRVLKAEILIRTSDLNISEIVYCIGFTSRSYFSKIFKQKFNCSPKEYKFNLNPMAITA, encoded by the coding sequence ATGAAAATAGTTACTATACATACAGAGAAAATTCAAAACATATTTGAAGAATTAAACACAAACTTAGGAGGAAAAGTAACTTTTGATGTTGATGAATATAAACTTGAAGTAAATAATAATTTTGTAAAAGGATTTATCAGCGGAGCCTCTTTTAGTGATGATATTTCTTATGTTCAGTTTGATATGACTTTTTCGGCAGATGTAAAAATGAACGTTATCAGCGAAAAAGCATCACCAATATATTTTGCTTATTGTTCTAAAGGTAATCTTTCGCATAGTTTTGGCATTAATGGTGAAGAACATAAATTAAAAACTTTTCAAACTGCAGTTGCCACTTCAAAATTAAATAAAGACAATGTATTGTATTTTGAAAAAGATAAAAAAACAAAATTTACTTTAATAATTGTAGGCACTCAATCGCAGCCAGGTCAGGCAAACTCTTTAAGCCAAATGGTTCGCGAAACTTTTTTTCAGGAAAACTTAAAGGAAGAATTCTTTTATGCCGGTTCTTATAATTTAAAAATAGGTGAAAAAATAGAACAATTAAATGCCATTACACAAACCGGAGTGGTTAGAAATTTGCTAAAAGAAGGAATTTTGAGAATCATTCTTGCTATGGAAATTCAGCAGCATACAGATGATTTGAATGCCTTTACAAAAGAAACAAATTGTTTGAGTTTAAGAGAAATGGAAGAAATAAAAGAACTTTCTGAAACCATAAAAGCAAATCCGGAAGAAGCTTTTACAATAAAATCTCTAAGCAAAAAATCCGGGCTTTCTCCAAATAAACTTCAGGAAGGTTTTAAAATGATTCACAACCGAACTGTAAATGATTATATTACACATATGCGTGTTTTAAAAGCCGAAATTTTGATCAGAACTTCTGATTTGAATATTTCAGAAATCGTGTACTGCATTGGTTTTACAAGCAGAAGTTATTTTTCTAAAATCTTCAAACAAAAATTTAACTGTAGTCCGAAAGAATATAAATTTAATTTGAATCCGATGGCTATAACGGCGTAA
- a CDS encoding DNA-deoxyinosine glycosylase, whose product MKSYSFSPISSEDSKILILGTMPGTKSLELNQYYGHSQNNFWKFLFAIFNEDFSADYENKKALLLKNQIALWDVLQYCDRVGSLDSAIKNEIANDFETFLKQHPKINTILFNGQKAAAFFKKYVHIKKDYTLITLPSTSPANAGKTFQSKLDEWKIISSL is encoded by the coding sequence ATGAAAAGCTATTCGTTTTCTCCTATAAGTTCAGAAGATTCTAAAATATTGATTTTAGGCACAATGCCCGGTACTAAATCATTAGAACTGAATCAATATTACGGACACAGCCAAAATAATTTCTGGAAGTTTTTATTTGCTATTTTTAATGAAGATTTCTCAGCAGATTATGAAAATAAAAAAGCCCTTTTACTTAAAAATCAAATTGCACTTTGGGATGTTCTGCAATATTGTGACCGGGTTGGAAGTTTAGACAGTGCTATTAAAAATGAAATCGCCAATGATTTTGAAACATTTCTAAAACAACATCCAAAAATAAATACCATATTATTTAACGGACAAAAAGCGGCGGCTTTCTTTAAAAAATATGTTCATATAAAAAAAGACTATACACTTATTACACTTCCATCGACAAGTCCGGCAAATGCTGGTAAAACTTTTCAGTCAAAATTAGATGAATGGAAAATTATCAGCTCATTGTGA
- a CDS encoding DUF6526 family protein, translating to MKIQTYYNHIRFYTPHHFVYYPVLTVFLVFSIYFAFTTPDTLIWSFISAVWVFLFCLAFMLRQHYALILQNRIVRLELRYRFFTLTGKRLEEFEHKLTDDQIFALRFAPDDEILPLLDDALKNNLSGDAIKKAIVHWRADYNRV from the coding sequence ATGAAAATTCAAACCTATTACAACCACATTCGGTTTTATACTCCGCATCATTTTGTGTATTATCCGGTTTTAACTGTGTTTCTTGTGTTTAGTATTTATTTTGCCTTTACAACTCCGGATACTCTTATTTGGTCTTTTATAAGTGCAGTTTGGGTGTTTTTATTCTGTTTGGCTTTTATGCTTCGCCAGCATTACGCCCTAATTCTACAAAACCGAATTGTACGCCTGGAACTTCGCTATCGTTTCTTTACTTTAACCGGAAAAAGGTTAGAAGAATTTGAACACAAACTCACTGACGATCAAATCTTTGCACTTAGATTTGCACCAGATGATGAAATTCTTCCGCTGCTAGACGATGCCTTAAAAAATAACCTGAGCGGAGATGCTATAAAAAAAGCAATCGTACACTGGCGTGCTGATTATAACAGAGTTTAA